A genomic region of Rhodococcus pyridinivorans contains the following coding sequences:
- a CDS encoding helix-turn-helix domain-containing protein: MILQDRKRLARLMAIQDVSQRELARAAGWKAHSYLGRLLKGEVKTLEPEPALRIANYLQVAVDDLFLVKVDSNPGKHAQERKKQAA; the protein is encoded by the coding sequence ATGATCCTTCAGGACCGAAAGCGCCTCGCACGGCTGATGGCTATCCAAGACGTCTCCCAGCGAGAGTTGGCCCGAGCCGCGGGCTGGAAGGCCCACTCGTACTTGGGCCGACTTCTGAAGGGGGAAGTGAAGACCTTGGAGCCAGAGCCCGCGCTCCGCATTGCGAATTACTTGCAGGTCGCTGTCGATGATCTTTTTTTGGTCAAGGTGGACAGCAATCCTGGGAAACATGCCCAGGAACGCAAGAAGCAAGCGGCATGA